In a single window of the Trichoderma breve strain T069 chromosome 6, whole genome shotgun sequence genome:
- a CDS encoding short chain dehydrogenase domain-containing protein, producing MSIIAPYAKEHRDTNGPGDARPTALKIVRDQSLDGKLGGKVILVTGGTSGIGFQTVRALHATGADIYFTGRDTKKGKEAEAELRSDGKAGKLEYVEMGLDSLRSIRAFTADFLKRTEGKLNILICNAGIRGYPKGTTEDGFELHFGTNHLGHFALFQALKDALVASSTPSFHSRVVCLSASGHRQSGIRFDDINFDREEEYQPLLGYAQSKTANIYMALEIERRYGASGVHGLAVHPGGISGTRLNRMTPESQLNAQVVDPLISRRMKNAEQGAATTVWAAISHDFDEKGGFFLEDCQQSELWNGDMTVLAPGHAAHIHDQESASRLWDVSLEMIGLDKSSQ from the exons ATGTCTATCATCGCACCATACGCCAAAGAGCACCGGGATACAAACGGCCCCGGAGATGCGCGCCCTACCGCCCTCAAGATCGTGCGTGACCAATCTTTGGACGGAAAGCTCGGCGGCAAGGTCATCCTCGTCACAGGGGGCACCTCTGGCATCGGATTCCAGACCGTGCGAGCGCTGCATGCAACAGGAGCGGACATTTACTTTACTGGCCGTGACACTAAAAAGGGTAAAGAGGCGGAAGCAGAGCTGCGGAGCGATGGCAAAGCGGGGAAGCTGGAGTATGTGGAAATGGGTTTGGATTCTCTCCGGAGTATACGGGCTTTTACCGCTGATTTCCTCAAGCGGACGGAGGGGAAGCTCAACATATTGATTTGCAATGCTG GTATTCGCGGATATCCCAAAGGAACGACTGAAGATGGGTTTGAGCTGCATTTTGGAACCAACCACTTGGGACATTTTGCCCTCTTTCAAGCTCTCAAGGATGCCTTAGTCGCATCAAGCACGCCATCTTTTCATTCTCGTGTCGTATGCCTGTCAGCGTCAGGCCACCGCCAATCAGGTATCCGGTTCGACGACATCAATTTCGACCGCGAAGAAGAGTATCAGCCTCTGCTCGGATACGCGCAATCCAAGACAGCCAACATATACATGGCTCTAGAAATTGAGAGACGCTATGGTGCCAGCGGAGTGCATGGTTTAGCAGTTCATCCAGGAGGTATCAGCGGCACGAGACTCAACCGAATGACGCCAGAATCGCAACTCAACGCCCAAGTCGTCGATCCGTTGATctcaagaaggatgaagaatgCGGAACAAGGCGCTGCAACAACTGTGTGGGCGGCTATTTCTCACGATTTTGACGAGAAGGGAGGCTTTTTCCTGGAAGATTGCCAGCAGAGCGAACTGTGGAATGGCGATATGACGGTTTTGGCGCCTGGACATGCGGCGCACATTCACGATCAGGAGAGCGCTTCGAGGTTGTGGGATGTAagcttggagatgattgGATTGGATAAGTCTAGCCAATGA
- a CDS encoding NAD dependent epimerase/dehydratase family domain-containing protein — MSAPSEQTLIVTGANGFVALHIIKQALDRGYNVRGTVRSVSSAGKVRSIFSDYGDKFTVAIVPELNKKELYEPAFVGTPKPVTGVINVAAPFSLKVDDPVTQLLDPAVECAISMLEATRQYGPDVRRVINTSSFACILDLSQGYRPGYTYSEKDWNPMTHAEAAKADNATAYCASKALAEKAMWNWVETEKPSFSLTSINPPWIFGPHLSPITDLHHLNESSEALWRLVGAKEVPPVDFAGFADVRLVATAHLNAFERPEAAGERFICGQHFDYQSAVDTLRETLPELQSRLPVGTPGAGKTQAVYQLDGSKAERLLGIKYIPLEATMKDSFAQFLQAEA; from the coding sequence aTGTCGGCCCCATCTGAACAGACCTTGATCGTCACCGGCGCCAATGGCTTCGTCGCTCTTCACATCATCAAGCAAGCCCTAGATCGCGGCTACAACGTCCGAGGAACCGTCCGATCAGTTAGCTCAGCAGGAAAAGTtcgctccatcttttccGACTACGGTGACAAGTTCACAGTCGCCATTGTTCCCGAATTGAATAAGAAGGAGCTCTACGAGCCCGCCTTTGTTGGTACTCCTAAGCCTGTCACGGGTGTCATCAATGTTGCTGCTCCCTTCTCCCTGAAAGTCGACGATCCTGTTACTCAATTGCTGGATCCAGCTGTTGAGTGTGCTATTAGCATGCTTGAAGCAACTCGTCAATACGGACCTGACGTCCGTCGCGTCATCAACACATCGTCCTTTGCCTGCATTCTCGATCTTAGCCAAGGCTACCGTCCTGGATACACATACTCTGAGAAGGACTGGAACCCAATGACAcatgctgaggctgccaaagCCGACAATGCCACTGCCTATTGCGCTTCCAAAGCTCTCGCTGAGAAAGCCATGTGGAACTGGGTCGAAACTGAGAAGCCCTCGTTCTCATTGACATCCATCAACCCCCCTTGGATCTTTGGCCCTCACTTGAGCCCCATCACTGATCTCCACCATCTCAATGAGTCCTCCGAGGCACTGTGGCGTCTTGTTGGCGCAAAGGAAGTCCCCCCAGTTGACTTCGCTGGCTTTGCTGATGTTCGCCTCGTTGCCACTGCCCATCTTAATGCTTTTGAGCGCCCTGAGGCTGCCGGCGAGCGCTTCATCTGTGGCCAGCACTTTGACTACCAGAGTGCAGTAGATACCCTCCGTGAAACCCTCCCAGAGCTGCAAAGCCGTCTGCCAGTGGGAACGCCCGGTGCGGGTAAGACGCAGGCCGTCTACCAGCTTGACGGAAGCAAGGCAGAGCGTCTTCTGGGAATCAAGTACATTCCCTTGGAGGCTACCATGAAGGATTCATTTGCACAGTTTTTGCAAGCTGAAGCATAA
- a CDS encoding mitochondrial carrier protein domain-containing protein codes for MISGRSEAPILAPLPDSTTGVLPVLPPGVELPDRHPRNNAATAASAAGVRALSAQVVAFYFRAPAKSFFRTRVDYLAYARTIHQRQTKKLMQAVAEDASPSRLVAALRQTWLWMRSTTPGVLTSAIRHEGWGIVPHQIMPPLIANIGVNAVLYTGYLQILGRLHEESSKATKRVYPPPPPQATFMAGFLAGGLQSVLAAPLDALQARYDHRDMMPNDGSGRPRSMWTFSAEKLREIGLRGIFAGWGVSFLKDSVGCAIFFSTFEYIKAQSYYRFVAWYYGGLEEDIVDLLTTKRPTDRPKEEGGLQLIRPHYAIEPMFLLGAGISASFAQQLLLHPLTHFQVKHWDHLEDLDDKAARLRASRAANPDKPQRRFRMLRAYYHAYQETLAVCKAEASAEGLKLGKWLYRGFWWNTIRQVPSTSAGLIIFELIRRKYGFGMEEVRITSDGYDILLH; via the coding sequence ATGATCTCCGGCCGCTCTGAAGCTCCCATCCTGGCCCCTCTCCCCGACTCAACCACCGGCGTCCTCCCTGTTCTCCCGCCTGGAGTTGAGCTGCCCGATCGCCATCCTCGAAACAATgccgcaacagcagcttcgGCGGCCGGAGTGCGGGCTCTCAGTGCGCAGGTCGTTGCGTTTTACTTCCGTGCCCCTGCCAAGTCCTTCTTCCGCACCCGAGTCGACTATCTAGCGTATGCTCGGACGATTCATCAGCggcagacgaagaagctgatgcaGGCTGTTGCGGAAGATGCGTCGCCGTCGAGGCTGGTTGCGGCTCTTCGACAGACATGGCTATGGATGCGAAGCACAACCCCAGGTGTTTTGACGTCGGCGATCCGACACGAGGGCTGGGGCATCGTACCGCACCAAATCATGCCGCCCTTGATTGCCAACATTGGCGTCAACGCAGTGCTGTATACGGGATATCTGCAGATCCTCGGCCGTCTACATGAAGAGAgctccaaggccaccaagaGAGTTTATCCTCCACCGCCTCCCCAGGCTACATTCATGGCTGGATTTCTCGCAGGTGGACTGCAGAGTGTTCTTGCTGCACCGTTGGACGCACTGCAGGCGCGGTATGATCACCGTGATATGATGCCCAACGACGGCAGCGGCCGGCCACGAAGCATGTGGACGTTTAGTGCCGAAAAACTCAGAGAGATCGGGCTGCGAGGCATATTTGCGGGATGGGGGGTTTCATTTTTGAAAGACAGCGTGGGATGCGCAATCTTTTTCAGCACATTCGAGTATATCAAGGCACAATCATACTACCGCTTTGTAGCATGGTACTACGGgggcctggaagaagatATCGTAGATCTTCTCACGACCAAGCGTCCCACCGATCGACCCAAAGAAGAGGGTGGTCTTCAGCTCATTCGACCACATTACGCAATAGAGCCCATGTTTCTGCTTGGTGCGGGCATCAGTGCCTCCTtcgcccagcagctgcttctccatcctctcaCTCATTTCCAAGTCAAGCACTGGGATCATCTAGAAGACTTAGACGACAAAGCTGCCCGTCTACGTGCATCTCGGGCTGCCAACCCCGACAAGCCTCAACGACGGTTCAGGATGCTTCGCGCGTACTACCATGCATACCAAGAGACGTTGGCAGTGTGCAAAGCTGAGGCATCAGCAGAAGGCCTGAAGCTGGGCAAGTGGCTGTATCGAGGATTCTGGTGGAATACCATTCGGCAGGTCCCGAGCACAAGTGCCGGGCTGATCATCTTTGAACTCATACGACGAAAGTATGGGTTCGGCATGGAAGAGGTACGCATCACCAGTGATGGATACGATATTTTGCTGCATTAG